Proteins encoded within one genomic window of Chloroflexota bacterium:
- a CDS encoding cupin domain-containing protein → MTHEDTDPDDIIARLSLRPHPEGGWYAETWRTTAVDGGRATSSAIYFLLRQGERSAWHRVDADETWHFYAGSPLELGIAADGRAAARTILGVELAAGERPQATVPAGSWQAARSLGSWTLVGCTVSPAFEFEGFELAVAGWEPSGG, encoded by the coding sequence ATGACCCACGAAGACACCGACCCGGACGACATCATCGCGCGCCTCTCGCTGCGCCCGCATCCGGAGGGTGGCTGGTACGCGGAGACGTGGCGAACGACGGCGGTCGACGGCGGTCGCGCGACGAGCTCGGCGATCTACTTCCTCCTGCGCCAAGGCGAGCGATCGGCCTGGCACCGCGTCGACGCCGACGAGACGTGGCACTTCTACGCCGGATCCCCGCTCGAGCTCGGCATCGCCGCCGACGGCCGCGCTGCCGCACGGACGATCCTCGGGGTCGAGCTCGCGGCAGGTGAGCGCCCGCAGGCGACGGTGCCGGCCGGCTCGTGGCAGGCGGCGCGCTCGCTCGGATCGTGGACGCTCGTCGGCTGCACGGTGAGCCCCGCGTTCGAATTCGAGGGCTTCGAGCTCGCGGTGGCCGGCTGGGAACCGTCGGGCGGTTGA
- a CDS encoding valine--tRNA ligase, which produces MSGTDATDRTLEKAYRPAGVEAQVYDRWLAADVFAPDGAGSRADPAAAPFVIIQPPPNVTGSLHLGHAQRSSVEDLMIRHARMQRRPALFLPGLDHASIAAQFVLDRILAGEGESRESLGRERYLERMRAFVAETRATIVGQQRRVGASLDWSRLRFTMDEGSARAVREAFVRLHRDGLAYRTEALVNWCPGCQTSVSDLEVAPTPETGTLWSIRYHLIDEATGAADPSATITVATTRPETLLGDTAVAVHPDDDRYRAMVGRRALIPFVERPVPVIADPMVDPAFGTGAVKITPAHDHDDAATGQRHGLPMITVLDDEARVVAGFGPFGGLSREVARREIVAALTMRGDLAGSAAHEMVIGRCQRSDDVIEPRLKTQWFIRTGPLAAAALEATRSGRTRILPERFEKTWEHWLTEIRDWNVSRQLWWGHRIPAWYCPDGHLTVTVEVAGPAACAVCGGTPLIQDPDIFDTWFSSGLWPFSTLGWPDETTDYRRYYPGTVMETGYDIIFFWVARMMMLGIELTGRPPFEVVNLSGLIRDPYGQKMSKTKGNVVDPLEVIDETGADALRFALIHGATAGNDQRFSREKLENARNFANKLWNAARYVLGARPVSLAPGARRERPDPARLGPADRWLRSRVAATVAAVDVAMATYAFGEVTRLLYEAIWNEFCDWAIELAKTRLGDARIAPAEREATWWTLVDALDVYLRLLHPVMPFVSEVIWEAIPHEDGDPALLIVADWPIAGPREAEVEASVEAVLGLVRGIRNARAEARVEPGAWLPVEVYVPAVIGPVFEALRGGVERLARARPLERQLTREALEATAAGSGLAVLAGELEAVIGRGPAASVGAISADGDRARLARELEEARRLLAAARARLADPAFVSRAPTSVVDGARVRADELEERVARLETRSR; this is translated from the coding sequence GTGAGCGGGACAGACGCGACGGATCGAACGCTCGAGAAGGCCTATCGCCCAGCCGGCGTCGAGGCCCAGGTCTACGATCGCTGGCTCGCGGCGGACGTCTTCGCGCCGGACGGTGCCGGGTCGCGTGCGGATCCGGCCGCGGCGCCCTTCGTGATCATCCAGCCGCCCCCGAACGTCACCGGTTCGCTCCATCTCGGGCACGCGCAGCGGTCGTCCGTCGAGGACCTCATGATCCGTCACGCGCGGATGCAGCGGCGACCCGCGCTCTTCCTGCCCGGTCTCGACCACGCCTCGATCGCCGCCCAGTTCGTCCTCGACCGGATCCTCGCAGGGGAGGGGGAGAGCCGCGAGTCCCTCGGCCGCGAGCGGTACCTGGAACGGATGCGCGCGTTCGTCGCCGAGACGCGGGCCACGATCGTGGGCCAGCAGCGGCGCGTCGGCGCCTCGCTCGACTGGAGCCGGCTCCGCTTCACCATGGACGAGGGATCCGCCCGTGCCGTCCGCGAGGCGTTCGTCCGGCTCCACCGCGATGGCCTCGCCTATCGGACCGAGGCACTCGTCAACTGGTGTCCCGGCTGCCAGACAAGCGTCTCCGATCTCGAGGTCGCGCCGACGCCGGAGACCGGGACGCTCTGGTCGATCCGCTACCACCTCATCGATGAGGCGACCGGAGCAGCTGATCCGAGCGCCACCATCACAGTGGCGACGACCCGTCCCGAGACGCTCCTCGGAGACACGGCGGTCGCCGTCCATCCCGACGACGATCGCTATCGGGCCATGGTCGGGCGCCGGGCGCTCATCCCGTTCGTCGAGCGACCGGTGCCGGTCATCGCCGACCCGATGGTCGACCCGGCGTTCGGGACGGGCGCGGTGAAGATCACCCCGGCCCACGATCACGACGACGCTGCCACCGGCCAGCGTCACGGCCTCCCGATGATCACGGTTCTCGACGACGAAGCCCGGGTCGTCGCGGGGTTCGGGCCGTTCGGGGGTCTCAGCCGGGAGGTCGCCCGGCGGGAGATCGTCGCCGCGCTCACGATGCGGGGCGACCTCGCCGGATCCGCGGCCCACGAGATGGTGATCGGTCGCTGCCAGCGGAGCGATGACGTCATCGAACCGCGGCTCAAGACCCAGTGGTTCATCCGGACCGGTCCCCTCGCGGCGGCGGCGCTGGAGGCGACGCGGTCCGGCCGGACGCGGATCCTGCCCGAGCGGTTCGAGAAGACCTGGGAGCACTGGCTCACCGAGATCCGCGATTGGAACGTGAGCCGCCAACTGTGGTGGGGCCACCGCATCCCGGCCTGGTACTGCCCTGACGGCCACCTGACGGTGACCGTGGAGGTGGCCGGCCCCGCTGCCTGCGCGGTCTGCGGCGGGACGCCCCTCATCCAGGACCCCGACATCTTCGACACGTGGTTCAGCTCGGGCCTCTGGCCGTTCTCGACACTCGGCTGGCCGGACGAGACGACCGACTATCGGCGCTACTACCCGGGCACGGTGATGGAGACGGGTTACGACATCATCTTCTTCTGGGTCGCCCGGATGATGATGCTCGGCATCGAGCTCACGGGCAGACCGCCGTTCGAGGTCGTCAACCTGTCCGGCCTCATCCGCGACCCGTACGGCCAGAAGATGAGCAAGACGAAGGGCAACGTCGTCGATCCGCTCGAGGTCATCGACGAGACCGGCGCGGATGCGCTCCGCTTCGCCCTCATCCATGGCGCGACCGCCGGCAACGATCAGCGGTTCAGCCGGGAGAAGCTCGAGAACGCCCGCAACTTCGCGAACAAGCTCTGGAACGCCGCTCGCTACGTGCTCGGAGCGCGACCCGTCTCGCTCGCTCCCGGTGCCCGCCGTGAGCGCCCCGACCCGGCCCGTCTCGGTCCCGCCGACCGCTGGCTTCGTTCACGCGTCGCGGCGACGGTCGCGGCCGTGGATGTCGCCATGGCGACATACGCCTTCGGCGAGGTCACGCGTCTCCTCTACGAGGCCATCTGGAACGAGTTCTGCGACTGGGCCATCGAGCTCGCGAAGACGCGGCTCGGGGACGCCCGGATCGCGCCGGCCGAGCGGGAGGCGACGTGGTGGACGCTTGTCGACGCACTCGACGTGTACCTCCGCCTGCTCCATCCGGTCATGCCCTTCGTGAGTGAGGTGATCTGGGAGGCGATCCCGCACGAGGACGGTGACCCGGCCCTCCTCATCGTCGCCGATTGGCCGATAGCGGGGCCTCGAGAGGCGGAGGTCGAAGCGTCCGTCGAGGCGGTCCTCGGCCTTGTGCGCGGGATCCGCAACGCCCGGGCAGAGGCGCGTGTCGAGCCGGGGGCCTGGCTGCCCGTCGAGGTGTATGTCCCGGCCGTGATCGGGCCCGTGTTCGAGGCGCTTCGAGGCGGCGTCGAACGGCTCGCACGCGCCCGTCCCCTCGAACGGCAGCTGACGCGCGAGGCGCTCGAGGCGACTGCCGCAGGTTCTGGTCTCGCCGTGCTCGCCGGCGAGCTCGAGGCCGTCATCGGGCGAGGTCCCGCCGCGAGTGTGGGCGCGATCTCCGCCGACGGCGATCGGGCTCGACTCGCGAGGGAGCTCGAGGAGGCGCGGCGCCTCCTCGCGGCCGCCCGGGCCCGGCTTGCGGACCCGGCATTCGTGTCGCGGGCTCCGACGTCCGTGGTGGACGGCGCGCGGGTCCGGGCCGACGAACTGGAGGAGCGGGTCGCCCGCCTCGAGACGCGGTCCCGCTGA
- a CDS encoding zinc ribbon domain-containing protein — protein sequence MPIYDYVCRACGHRLEVIHGLHDHGPVECPNCHARAMRKAISAPAVVFKGSGWAKKDRGNAASTRAAAKAAGDGPSTTPGDGSTTPSEGRTAAREGSTSSGDRETASRDGATASREGGTASREGGTTSGDGANASGDASTPGSASSGTASRPVKHGSAAGAGTGSPGSTD from the coding sequence ATGCCGATCTACGACTACGTCTGTCGCGCCTGCGGTCACCGGCTGGAGGTCATCCACGGCCTCCACGACCACGGGCCCGTCGAATGCCCGAACTGCCATGCCCGCGCGATGAGGAAGGCGATCTCGGCGCCCGCGGTCGTCTTCAAGGGAAGCGGCTGGGCGAAGAAGGATCGCGGGAACGCGGCGTCCACCAGGGCCGCGGCGAAGGCGGCGGGCGACGGACCGTCGACGACTCCCGGCGACGGCTCCACCACGCCCAGCGAGGGCAGGACCGCGGCTCGCGAAGGCTCGACCTCGTCCGGCGACCGCGAAACCGCATCTCGCGACGGTGCGACCGCATCGCGCGAAGGCGGGACCGCATCTCGCGAAGGCGGAACCACATCCGGCGACGGCGCGAACGCATCCGGTGACGCCTCAACGCCCGGCTCTGCCTCCTCCGGGACCGCGTCGCGGCCGGTCAAGCACGGATCGGCGGCCGGCGCGGGGACGGGCAGCCCGGGCTCGACGGACTGA
- a CDS encoding helix-turn-helix domain-containing protein → MPAAADWITLSEASELLAASNIRFRPATIGGWARSGRLQSIKLGGRRFVRRGEVKALVAPPRRIRADELQPGLFEELGG, encoded by the coding sequence ATGCCCGCCGCGGCCGACTGGATCACGCTCAGCGAGGCGTCCGAGCTCCTCGCCGCGTCGAACATCCGCTTCCGGCCCGCCACGATCGGCGGGTGGGCGCGGTCCGGCCGGCTTCAGAGCATCAAGCTCGGCGGCCGGCGGTTCGTCCGCCGCGGCGAGGTGAAGGCCCTCGTCGCACCCCCGCGTCGCATCCGGGCGGACGAGCTCCAGCCGGGACTCTTCGAAGAGCTCGGCGGCTGA
- a CDS encoding YihY/virulence factor BrkB family protein, translating into MPSTDPDRSVARWLDHPLVAAIVERASIITARRTFSVYGAAAGGLLASGLAYSGIFAVFSASLFLIGLLGFLVRDPVTEATIVGEIARRVPPVANVLELGLQRVAGSAVQFSIAGLIGLGWSAGRFYENLDVAFARIFEDEPGRDLVVRFVRGIVVVALLTAVVVVSIGLAGMGAALDQTLRSGGSAIVRAIVALTVTITSLAVYLGSVGGIYRLVPPRRPSWRSIRRPAVVVAVLLAVLTAVFVQFQSHLLGSLELFTEFVGVLATMIWLSIAFQILLIGGAWVRVRDEVPRTDGEAGRGDEGSAAGADGGGTADS; encoded by the coding sequence GTGCCCTCGACGGATCCCGATCGGAGCGTCGCACGGTGGCTCGATCATCCGCTGGTCGCGGCCATCGTGGAGCGGGCGTCGATCATCACCGCGCGACGAACGTTCAGCGTGTACGGCGCGGCGGCCGGCGGACTCCTCGCCTCCGGCCTTGCCTACAGCGGGATCTTCGCCGTCTTCTCGGCGAGCCTCTTCCTCATCGGACTGCTCGGGTTCCTCGTCCGCGATCCGGTGACCGAGGCGACGATCGTCGGCGAGATCGCGAGGCGGGTGCCGCCGGTCGCGAACGTGCTCGAGCTGGGCCTCCAACGGGTCGCTGGTTCGGCCGTCCAGTTCTCGATCGCCGGTCTCATCGGGCTCGGGTGGAGCGCCGGACGCTTCTACGAGAACCTCGATGTCGCCTTCGCGCGGATCTTCGAGGACGAGCCTGGGCGCGACCTTGTGGTTCGGTTCGTTCGCGGCATCGTCGTCGTCGCGCTCCTCACGGCGGTGGTCGTCGTGTCGATCGGGTTGGCCGGGATGGGCGCCGCGCTCGACCAGACCCTCCGCTCGGGTGGATCGGCGATCGTCCGGGCGATCGTCGCGCTGACCGTGACGATCACCAGCCTGGCGGTGTATCTCGGGAGCGTCGGTGGGATCTACCGGCTGGTCCCGCCGCGCCGGCCATCGTGGCGCTCCATCCGTCGTCCAGCGGTCGTCGTCGCGGTCCTACTGGCGGTCCTGACGGCGGTCTTCGTCCAGTTCCAGTCGCACCTGCTCGGATCCCTCGAGCTGTTCACGGAGTTCGTCGGCGTCCTCGCCACGATGATCTGGCTCTCGATCGCGTTCCAGATCCTCCTCATCGGCGGAGCCTGGGTGCGCGTCCGGGATGAGGTTCCCCGAACGGACGGCGAGGCCGGCAGGGGCGACGAGGGTAGCGCGGCCGGCGCGGACGGCGGTGGGACCGCCGACTCCTGA
- a CDS encoding DUF3662 domain-containing protein produces MRPLAAIERLIERLVERPSGRLFRAHLEPVRIERRIERAMELERRSNGERMIVPDRFAVRLHPSDVAELGQISGSLAERLSGEVLDFARSHRYLVAARPQVEIVADAAIAEGEIAVTARFSEASPDRSDPVHSSPFAGGGHPGGRPTIEHTAVFAAVRPAPSSAVLNVRRADGSTAEVALDGRPVTVGRGEDNDVVLADPAVSRHHARFHSRQGTIVLTDLESRNGTFVNDVAIAEAILGPGDRVRFGGATFVVDRPAGPAPDDDHRPG; encoded by the coding sequence ATGCGACCACTCGCCGCGATCGAGCGACTCATCGAACGTCTCGTCGAGCGGCCATCCGGCCGTCTCTTCCGGGCGCATCTCGAGCCGGTCCGGATCGAGCGCCGGATCGAGCGGGCGATGGAGCTCGAACGCCGATCCAACGGCGAGCGGATGATCGTGCCCGACCGGTTCGCGGTCCGCCTCCACCCATCCGACGTCGCGGAGCTCGGTCAGATCTCCGGCTCGCTCGCCGAGCGCCTCTCCGGCGAGGTGCTCGACTTCGCGCGGAGTCATCGGTACCTCGTCGCCGCCCGGCCGCAGGTGGAGATCGTCGCCGACGCAGCCATCGCCGAAGGCGAGATCGCGGTGACGGCCCGCTTCTCCGAGGCCTCGCCGGATCGATCGGATCCAGTACATTCGAGTCCGTTCGCGGGGGGCGGGCACCCTGGTGGCCGACCGACGATCGAGCACACCGCAGTCTTCGCGGCGGTGCGTCCCGCACCCTCGTCGGCGGTGCTCAACGTCCGACGCGCGGACGGCTCGACCGCCGAGGTCGCGCTCGACGGGCGCCCCGTGACCGTCGGCCGTGGCGAGGACAACGACGTCGTGCTCGCGGACCCGGCGGTATCGCGACACCATGCGCGCTTCCACAGCCGGCAGGGCACGATCGTGCTCACCGATCTCGAAAGCCGGAACGGCACGTTCGTCAACGACGTCGCGATCGCGGAGGCGATCCTCGGGCCGGGCGATCGCGTCCGGTTCGGCGGCGCAACGTTCGTCGTGGATCGACCTGCCGGACCCGCCCCCGACGACGACCACCGCCCGGGCTGA
- a CDS encoding FHA domain-containing protein: protein MDPTLAALWILRLLFLGLIYLFLFGVVRVLIRDLRAASRERVTELGRLVVTTSPAGDPATGSVFTLDALTTIGRDVNNAVVLGDPFASAEHCVLTYRGRGWYVEDLASTNGTYVNGELVEGTSPLGFGDELQVGEIRLRLERGRRR from the coding sequence ATGGACCCCACGCTCGCCGCGCTGTGGATCCTCCGCCTCCTCTTCCTCGGTCTCATCTACCTCTTCCTGTTCGGCGTGGTCCGGGTCCTCATCCGCGACCTGCGAGCCGCGAGTCGAGAGCGGGTCACGGAACTCGGCCGGCTCGTCGTGACGACGTCGCCGGCCGGCGACCCGGCGACGGGCTCCGTGTTCACCTTGGACGCGCTCACGACGATCGGCCGGGACGTGAACAATGCGGTGGTCCTCGGCGACCCATTCGCCTCTGCGGAACATTGTGTCCTCACGTACCGCGGTCGGGGCTGGTACGTCGAGGACCTGGCGAGCACGAACGGGACGTACGTGAACGGTGAGCTCGTGGAGGGGACCTCGCCGCTCGGCTTCGGCGACGAGCTCCAGGTGGGCGAGATCCGCCTTCGACTCGAGCGAGGGCGACGCCGATGA
- a CDS encoding FtsW/RodA/SpoVE family cell cycle protein, giving the protein MIGSRSVGRRSLLSRIRPRSRRRESALLGVVAVSLVVGSVSLGATERIAGGHPIAFVAADPRALAVYLGLLAAVHLAQILAGRRTDQILLPAVGLLGGIGLLLMERLPQGLVSQTFFGVTLGLGQVQLVWLTLALLVIGTLAVVVRSDAWLRLYKYTWAAAGIVLLALTAAFGVDVNGERLALRIGPLSGQPSELLKVILVVFLAGYLSENRPLLVERDTRFGPLRFPPLPYLAPMLAMLAIAVGIVVIERDLGAALLFFTVFLVLLYIATGRLSAVAVGLPLFLAGAAVLYRLIPTVQTRVDIWLDPFADPTGAGYQIVQALHAFARGGIVGTGLGAGLPAVGGQLPIPAVETDFPLAALGEELGLAGVLAILGVYFVVIERGLRIAAAAADEFRAILAAGLSLVIGVQAFIIAAGNLKLIPLTGITLPFISYGGSSLLANAIVIGLLLAISDRGVELPPPPGATRPSRLGRLHRTIGRGAAAGRVR; this is encoded by the coding sequence ATGATCGGCTCGCGGAGCGTGGGTCGGCGGTCCCTGCTGTCGCGGATCCGGCCTCGCTCGAGGCGCCGGGAGTCGGCCCTCCTCGGGGTGGTCGCGGTGAGCCTCGTCGTGGGGAGCGTGTCGCTCGGGGCGACCGAGCGGATCGCCGGCGGTCATCCGATCGCCTTCGTGGCTGCCGACCCGCGTGCGCTCGCCGTCTACCTCGGCCTCCTGGCGGCCGTCCACCTCGCCCAGATCCTCGCCGGCCGGCGGACGGACCAGATCCTGCTGCCGGCCGTCGGACTCCTCGGCGGCATCGGCCTCCTCCTCATGGAGCGATTGCCGCAGGGCCTCGTCAGCCAGACCTTCTTCGGCGTGACCCTCGGCCTGGGCCAGGTCCAGCTCGTGTGGCTGACGCTCGCCCTCCTCGTCATCGGCACGCTCGCCGTCGTGGTCCGGTCCGACGCCTGGCTGCGCCTGTACAAGTACACATGGGCCGCCGCGGGCATCGTCCTCCTCGCCCTCACGGCCGCCTTCGGGGTGGACGTCAACGGCGAACGACTCGCCCTTCGGATCGGCCCATTGAGCGGTCAGCCGTCGGAGCTGCTCAAGGTGATCCTCGTCGTGTTCCTCGCCGGGTACCTCTCCGAGAACCGGCCGCTCCTCGTCGAGCGAGACACCCGGTTCGGACCGCTCCGGTTCCCACCGCTGCCGTATCTCGCGCCGATGCTCGCGATGCTCGCGATTGCCGTCGGGATCGTGGTCATCGAGCGGGACCTCGGTGCGGCCCTCCTGTTCTTCACGGTCTTCCTCGTCCTCCTCTACATCGCGACCGGCCGGCTGAGCGCCGTGGCGGTCGGCCTCCCGCTCTTCCTTGCCGGCGCAGCCGTCCTGTACCGGCTCATTCCGACGGTCCAGACGCGGGTCGACATCTGGCTCGATCCCTTCGCCGATCCGACCGGTGCCGGCTACCAGATCGTCCAGGCGCTCCACGCGTTCGCGCGCGGCGGGATCGTGGGGACCGGTCTGGGGGCCGGGCTGCCGGCCGTCGGCGGCCAGCTCCCCATACCCGCCGTCGAGACGGACTTTCCGCTCGCCGCCCTCGGCGAGGAGCTCGGACTCGCCGGAGTCCTCGCCATCCTCGGCGTCTACTTCGTCGTCATCGAACGGGGACTGCGGATCGCCGCGGCTGCGGCCGACGAGTTCCGGGCGATCCTCGCCGCCGGCCTCTCGCTCGTCATCGGCGTCCAGGCATTCATCATCGCGGCCGGGAATCTCAAGCTCATCCCGCTCACCGGGATCACCCTGCCATTCATCAGCTATGGGGGCTCGTCGCTGCTCGCGAACGCCATCGTCATCGGCCTCCTTCTCGCGATCTCCGACCGCGGCGTCGAACTGCCCCCACCACCGGGGGCGACCCGCCCGTCGCGGCTCGGACGACTGCACCGGACGATCGGCCGCGGGGCGGCAGCGGGGAGGGTCCGGTGA